The DNA segment CTTCTGGGGTTTATAAGCATTTATGGTACGGCGGTAGAGCCTATGATCAAAGGCTTCGACCTCCCGTTCATGACCAGCATTCCACTAAAGCCGGCAGCCCTTAATGTTATGAGCCACAAATTAACCACGATCTGGCAGGCTTGTATGAACGGCTCCCCGGGTATCCAGGGGCAGCTGTCCATCCAACTATATGAATTTATGCTTCTTTTATCCGAGCATGTCATTAGCCATAAGAATCCTATCCTGCCGAACCAGCCCAAAGCATCGCAGGATGCGCTACAGCAGGCCGTTCAATTCATGAAGCAACATTATGACGAAAACCTGCTCATCTCCAATATCGCCCATGCTGTAGGCTACTCCGTCCAGCACTTTCAGCGCCTCTTCCACGAAGCCTACGGCGTGAGTCCCCACGCCTATTTGCAGCGCGTCCGCTTGGAGCAGGCGGCAGCCTGGCTCGAGAGCTATCCGGAATATTCCGTTCAGGAAATCTCTCACCGGCTGGGGATGGAAACCAGCTACTTTATACGTATTTTCAAGAAAAAATACGGCGTAACACCAAGAAACTACAAAAATACATATGCCTATAGACATCAATTGCAGTAAACCTATTTCTGTTCCATTGGGAGTGCAGCTATGTTATTCAAAATCAAGAAAAACAGCATCATGGTCAAAATGATCATCGTATACACCATTCCATTTATCCTGCTGTCCCTGATCCTCATCTGGAATAGCCAAAAATCAACGCAAAATATTCAGGACAGCTTCATTTCGAATATGTCCCATGCCTTCGATCAAGCTTCGCAGGAAATCCAAAAACGCATCGATATGGCGTATGACTTAACCGAGATCGTCAGCAAGAACAGTAAAATCATTACGTTCATAGGCGATCCCTTCCTGGGAGATGAGGCGGACTTTCTCAGCCAATACCTGGACGGCATCATTCCGATCATTCAATATGCCACTGCCTTCACGGAGACCGACAACTATTCCATTCGCATCTATAT comes from the Paenibacillus lentus genome and includes:
- a CDS encoding helix-turn-helix transcriptional regulator → MLMPFRLFPNPSSNPLPLALYSCGLHEQNYQYRPMGYPTLQCFINFGGYGTFHFPNDKELVLTPNHALLLPAQAAHEYYPGSGQTWLLGFISIYGTAVEPMIKGFDLPFMTSIPLKPAALNVMSHKLTTIWQACMNGSPGIQGQLSIQLYEFMLLLSEHVISHKNPILPNQPKASQDALQQAVQFMKQHYDENLLISNIAHAVGYSVQHFQRLFHEAYGVSPHAYLQRVRLEQAAAWLESYPEYSVQEISHRLGMETSYFIRIFKKKYGVTPRNYKNTYAYRHQLQ